The proteins below come from a single Sorghum bicolor cultivar BTx623 chromosome 4, Sorghum_bicolor_NCBIv3, whole genome shotgun sequence genomic window:
- the LOC8056811 gene encoding uncharacterized protein LOC8056811, whose protein sequence is MENPRRHSGSSASRRLRYLLALAGDYIKYLFMKRRRLMHKVARRTLALVHRHGGERSKSHRHHPWRPRALTEHEFSCADSPSPAFLAAKRLLLRSRLKGSGAAAAAAGAVSSCFGSFRAHPFGSPGGDETTTASETTEAVEEEDQLETDQDEEEEDDDQVLRAAEDGGWLQCGELLDVDDRAEEFINMFYEQLRAQNFAAVFHYSP, encoded by the coding sequence ATGGAGAATCCGCGCCGGCATTCCGGCTCCTCAGCGAGCAGGCGGCTGCGCTACCTCCTCGCCCTGGCCGGCGACTACATCAAGTACCTCTTCATGAAGCGGCGCCGGCTCATGCACAAGGTGGCGCGGAGAACGCTCGCGCTCGTCCACCGCCATGGCGGCGAGCGCAGCAAgagccaccgccaccacccgTGGCGGCCTCGCGCGCTGACGGAGCACGAGTTCTCGTGCGCCGACAGCCCCAGCCCCGCGTTCCTCGCGGCGAAGAGGCTGCTGCTCCGGTCACGGCTGAAAGGCAGTGGCGCCGCGGCCGCAGCGGCCGGGGCTGTGTCTTCCTGCTTCGGCTCGTTCCGAGCTCATCCGTTCGGTTCACCCGGCGGCGACGAGACGACGACGGCATCAGAGACGACAGAGGCTGTGGAAGAGGAGGATCAGCTGGAGACGGATCAGgacgaggaagaagaagatgatgatcagGTACTACGAGCAGCCGAGGACGGTGGTTGGCTGCAGTGCGGTGAGCTTCTTGACGTGGACGACAGGGCGGAGGAGTTCATCAACATGTTCTACGAGCAGCTCAGGGCGCAGAACTTTGCCGCGGTTTTTCATTACTCGCCATGA